The following are encoded together in the Chaetodon trifascialis isolate fChaTrf1 chromosome 3, fChaTrf1.hap1, whole genome shotgun sequence genome:
- the tusc2b gene encoding tumor suppressor 2, mitochondrial calcium regulator b yields the protein MGGSGSKSKGFWPFSGSGSTDDPTKDGNEQSLARGRSFPSATPFVFTRRSSMYFDEDGDLAHEFYEETIVTKNGRKKAKLKRIQKNLTPQGIIKLEHPCIHVDFPVVLCEA from the exons atggGTGGTAGCGGCTCCAAATCCAAAGGATTTTGGCCTTTTTCTGGCTCAGGTAGTACGGATGATCCGACCAAAGATGGAAACGAACAGTCCCTGGCAAGAGGTCGAAGTTTCCCAAGTGCAACACCTTTTGTGTTTACTAGACGAAG ctctatGTACTTTGATGAAGATGGCGACTTGGCCCATGAGTTCTATGAAGAGACAATTGTGACAAAAAATGGACGGAAAAAAGCCAAGCTGAAGAGGATTCAAAAAAACCTAACACCTCAG GGAATTATAAAGCTGGAACACCCTTGTATCCATGTAGATTTCCCAGTTGTCCTTTGTGAAGCCTGA